The following are encoded together in the Astyanax mexicanus isolate ESR-SI-001 chromosome 8, AstMex3_surface, whole genome shotgun sequence genome:
- the LOC103024511 gene encoding transcription factor HES-1-like codes for MPGHAPQRISACATSKTASSEHRKPSKPIMEKRRRARINRSLVQLKALILHALHADVSRHSKLEKAEILEMTVTHLRSVQRAQAAVSLSVQQRALGRYSAGFSACMTEVTRFMSTCEGVSRELRTHLLAHLARCVTMTPPPQHVLHISQLGDAPPKTRPFFSAPGTSSLCSGNFRPVDRGRPSTLTGPTIPEPSGTGVWRPW; via the exons ATGCCCGGGCACGCGCCCCAACGGATCAGCGCATGCGCCACATCAAAGACAGCGAGCTCCGAGCACAGGAAG CCCTCTAAACCAATCATGGAGAAGCGGCGGCGCGCGCGCATCAACCGCAGCCTCGTGCAGCTGAAGGCGCTGATCCTACACGCGCTGCACGCGGAC GTCTCGCGCCACTCTAAACTGGAGAAGGCGGAGATTCTGGAGATGACCGTGACTCACCTGAGGAGCGTGCAGCGCGCGCAGGCGGCAG TGTCCCTCTCCGTGCAGCAGCGAGCGTTGGGCAGGTACAGTGCCGGGTTCAGCGCCTGCATGACCGAGGTCACTCGCTTTATGTCCACCTGTGAAGGAGTGAGTCGTGAGCTCCGGACTCACCTGCTAGCGCACCTGGCCAGGTGTGTGACAATGACTCCGCCCCCACAACACGTACTGCATATCTCACAGCTGGGCGACGCCCCTCCAAAAACACGACCGTTCTTCTCGGCGCCGGGAACGTCGTCACTGTGCAGCGGAAACTTCCGACCCGTAGATCGCGGACGCCCATCCACATTAACCGGCCCAACGATACCAGAACCTTCCGGAACCGGCGTGTGGAGGCCGTGGTGA